In Gemmatimonadaceae bacterium, the following are encoded in one genomic region:
- a CDS encoding acetyl-CoA carboxylase carboxyltransferase subunit alpha produces MGTSVTLEFEKPIAELERQIDELKRLAGDQQLDVDNEIAPLQQKLADLRVEIYKNLTPWQRVQVARSTKRPFTLDYIQLAFTDFIELHGDRAFREDAAIVGGWARLEGETVMVIGQQRGRDTKEILKRNFGMPHPEGYRKALRLMKLAEKFHVPVITFIDTMGAWAGLGAEERGQSEAIARNLFEMSRLEVPIIATVIGEGGSGGALALGVSDRTNMLENAVYSVITVEGCASILWKDGKSQELREKAASALRITAQDLQELRVVDEIIPEPPGGAHANHEATAQAVHDTLVKQLEDLRRYKPDKLVRRRRDKFLKMGQYLE; encoded by the coding sequence GTGGGGACTTCAGTCACGCTGGAGTTCGAGAAACCGATCGCGGAATTAGAGCGGCAGATCGACGAGCTGAAACGGCTCGCCGGCGATCAGCAGCTCGACGTCGACAACGAGATCGCGCCGCTGCAGCAGAAGCTGGCCGATCTTCGGGTCGAGATCTACAAGAACCTCACGCCGTGGCAGCGCGTGCAGGTCGCGCGCAGCACCAAGCGGCCGTTCACGCTGGACTACATCCAGCTCGCGTTCACGGACTTCATCGAGCTGCACGGCGACCGTGCGTTCCGTGAAGACGCGGCGATCGTCGGCGGTTGGGCGCGTCTGGAAGGCGAGACGGTGATGGTCATCGGCCAGCAGCGCGGCCGCGACACGAAGGAAATTCTCAAGCGCAACTTCGGCATGCCGCACCCCGAGGGCTATCGGAAAGCGCTGCGGCTGATGAAGCTCGCCGAGAAATTCCACGTACCGGTCATCACGTTCATCGACACGATGGGCGCCTGGGCAGGTCTCGGCGCCGAGGAGCGGGGGCAGTCGGAAGCGATCGCGCGCAATCTGTTCGAGATGAGCCGCCTCGAGGTGCCGATCATCGCCACCGTGATCGGCGAAGGTGGATCGGGCGGCGCGCTGGCGCTGGGCGTGTCGGACCGTACCAACATGCTCGAGAACGCGGTGTATTCCGTGATCACCGTGGAAGGCTGCGCGTCCATTCTGTGGAAGGACGGCAAAAGCCAGGAGTTGCGCGAGAAAGCGGCGTCGGCGCTGCGCATCACCGCGCAGGATCTCCAGGAGCTGCGGGTGGTCGACGAGATCATCCCCGAGCCGCCCGGCGGCGCCCATGCCAATCACGAGGCGACCGCGCAGGCGGTGCACGACACACTCGTGAAACAGCTCGAGGACTTGCGGCGCTACAAACCCGACAAGCTGGTGCGGCGACGCCGGGATAAATTTCTGAAAATGGGACAGTATCTGGAGTAG
- the dnaE gene encoding DNA polymerase III subunit alpha — protein MSFVHLHCHSEYSLLDGANRIDDLIRRAQELEQPALAITDHGNLHAAWEFQEKAKKAKVKPIIGMEAYVAPGDRRTRARPTPGAKPYYHLVLLARDIVGYKNLVKLSSLAYTEGFYSKPRVDRELLARYSEGIIVSSACLAGEIAQHLMDENVDAAREAASWYANVFKDRYYLEVQAHESDGQSKLNQRVFKLAEDLNLPVIATNDAHFLRAEDHDSHDVLLCIGLGKDRSDADRMRYDRGLYFKSAPEIAGHFKGRPDVLENTLKIADEINVEFGKKYNVPAFPLPAGVATENDLLMALAVSGAKERYGDPLPAHVQERLDYELGVITKTGYAGYFLIVADFIKAARDRGIPVGPGRGSAAGSLVAYSLKITNVCPLEYDLLFERFLNPERVSMPDVDVDFCFERRGEVIEYVRQKYGKESVCQIVTFGTMKSRAAIKDVGRTLGFTPAETDALAKLIPNAPNFSLTVAEAIEQIADVARLYKTDDRYRQLLDYAKSLEGLSRHTGVHAAGVVIAPGPVDDYVPVCTQSSKGAGSGDDDSVIVSQYDMNCLEHAGMLKMDFLGLTTLTVIHDALVSVEQRTGKSIDIDAIPFDDAAVYQMLRAGRTTGVFQFESPLATDLLRGMRCDRFDDLVASNALMRPGPLDSGMHKVYQRRKRGEESVTYALPELEPILETTYGVITYQEQVMRIAQVLAGISLAEADVLRKAVGKKDADLIKLELGKFVEKSVARGFDRRIIEELSGQIETFGRYGFNKSHAVAYSVVSYQTAWLKAHYPAEFMAAILSSSIGDTDSVVKFINEAREVGIEVLAPDVNESGYKFTVIGEKRIRFGLGAIRNVGRSAIDSILNARKDGPFKSFYDFCDRVDLRACNKRVFEALIAAGALDNLGGHRAQFWAVLDTALQEASLKQQEAAVGQFSLLGGADEAGTVAAPRILPNVSPWSDSERLTREKEILGFYISGHPLEPFRLECELFATHTVSQLGKWSDQPIALGVVVTAIKKQISKRSGAEFARLTVEDFSGSSEVLVFPEAWTMLGDRVKTDVPVLLKGSYSRRDQDVENPTFIVESLTPFVELRLTGQVAVAIDLQSGSTLTPEVMQDVRAVVETHSLASPSSPPLEVQWTDGSGTRARLRSRSLRIAASQAALSDLRALLGVDRVRLVRGS, from the coding sequence ATGTCCTTCGTTCATCTGCACTGCCACTCGGAATACTCGCTCCTCGACGGCGCGAACCGGATCGACGACCTGATCCGCCGCGCGCAGGAGCTGGAGCAGCCCGCCCTGGCGATCACCGATCACGGTAATCTCCACGCGGCCTGGGAGTTCCAGGAAAAGGCGAAGAAAGCGAAGGTCAAGCCGATCATCGGCATGGAAGCGTACGTCGCTCCCGGCGATCGCCGCACCCGCGCGCGTCCGACGCCCGGCGCCAAGCCGTACTACCACCTGGTCCTGCTCGCCCGCGATATCGTGGGCTACAAGAATCTCGTCAAGCTGTCGTCGCTCGCCTACACCGAAGGTTTCTACTCCAAGCCGCGCGTCGACCGCGAGCTGCTGGCCCGATACAGCGAAGGCATCATCGTCTCGTCGGCATGTCTGGCCGGCGAGATCGCGCAGCATCTCATGGACGAGAACGTGGATGCGGCGCGCGAAGCCGCATCGTGGTACGCGAACGTCTTCAAGGACCGGTATTACCTCGAGGTCCAGGCGCACGAGTCGGACGGTCAGTCGAAGCTCAATCAGCGCGTGTTCAAGCTCGCTGAGGATTTGAACCTGCCCGTGATCGCGACGAACGACGCGCATTTTCTGCGCGCCGAAGATCACGACTCGCACGACGTGCTGCTGTGCATCGGATTGGGGAAGGATCGCAGCGACGCCGACCGGATGCGCTACGACCGCGGCCTCTACTTCAAGAGCGCGCCGGAGATCGCGGGCCACTTCAAGGGGCGGCCGGACGTTCTCGAGAACACGCTCAAGATCGCCGACGAGATCAACGTCGAATTCGGCAAAAAGTACAACGTGCCGGCATTCCCGCTCCCGGCGGGTGTGGCGACGGAAAACGATTTGTTGATGGCGCTGGCCGTCTCTGGCGCGAAAGAGCGGTACGGTGATCCGCTGCCGGCGCACGTCCAGGAGCGGCTCGACTACGAGCTCGGCGTCATCACGAAGACGGGCTATGCGGGGTATTTCCTCATCGTCGCCGACTTCATCAAGGCGGCGCGCGATCGCGGCATTCCGGTGGGGCCGGGCCGCGGCTCGGCGGCGGGGTCGTTAGTAGCTTACTCATTAAAAATCACGAACGTCTGTCCGCTCGAGTACGATCTGCTCTTCGAGCGCTTTCTGAATCCGGAGCGCGTGTCGATGCCCGACGTCGACGTCGACTTCTGCTTCGAGCGGCGCGGCGAGGTCATCGAGTACGTGCGGCAGAAGTACGGCAAGGAGTCCGTCTGCCAGATCGTGACGTTCGGGACGATGAAATCGCGCGCCGCGATCAAGGACGTGGGCCGCACGCTCGGCTTCACGCCCGCCGAGACGGATGCGCTGGCGAAGCTCATCCCCAACGCGCCGAACTTCTCGCTCACGGTGGCCGAAGCGATCGAGCAGATCGCCGACGTCGCCAGGTTGTACAAGACCGACGACCGCTATCGCCAGCTGCTCGATTACGCCAAGTCGCTGGAAGGATTGTCGCGGCACACCGGCGTGCACGCGGCCGGCGTCGTCATCGCGCCGGGACCGGTCGACGACTACGTGCCCGTGTGCACGCAGTCGTCCAAGGGCGCGGGCTCGGGCGATGATGATTCTGTGATCGTGAGCCAGTACGACATGAACTGCCTGGAGCACGCAGGCATGTTGAAGATGGACTTCCTGGGGCTCACGACGCTCACCGTGATTCACGATGCGCTCGTGTCCGTCGAGCAGCGCACCGGCAAGTCGATCGACATCGACGCGATCCCGTTCGACGACGCCGCGGTGTATCAGATGCTTCGCGCCGGCCGCACGACGGGCGTGTTCCAGTTCGAATCGCCGCTTGCGACCGATCTCTTGCGCGGGATGCGCTGCGACCGCTTCGACGATCTCGTCGCCTCGAACGCGTTGATGCGCCCCGGCCCGCTCGATTCCGGCATGCACAAGGTGTATCAGCGCCGAAAGCGCGGCGAAGAGTCGGTGACGTATGCGCTGCCGGAGCTCGAGCCGATTCTCGAAACGACCTACGGCGTCATCACCTATCAGGAGCAGGTGATGCGCATCGCGCAGGTGCTGGCAGGCATTTCGCTCGCCGAAGCCGACGTGCTGCGCAAAGCCGTCGGCAAGAAGGACGCGGATCTCATCAAGCTCGAGCTGGGCAAGTTCGTCGAGAAGTCCGTGGCGCGCGGCTTCGACCGGCGCATCATCGAAGAACTGTCGGGCCAGATCGAGACGTTCGGCCGCTACGGCTTCAACAAGTCGCACGCCGTCGCGTATTCGGTCGTCTCATATCAAACCGCGTGGCTCAAGGCGCACTATCCCGCCGAGTTCATGGCGGCGATCCTGTCGTCGTCGATCGGCGACACGGATTCGGTCGTCAAGTTCATCAACGAAGCGCGCGAAGTCGGCATCGAGGTGCTGGCGCCGGACGTGAACGAGTCGGGCTACAAGTTTACCGTGATTGGCGAGAAGCGCATTCGCTTTGGCCTGGGCGCCATTCGCAACGTCGGCCGTTCGGCGATCGATTCGATTTTGAACGCGCGGAAGGACGGGCCGTTCAAATCGTTCTACGATTTCTGTGATCGCGTTGACCTCCGCGCCTGTAACAAGCGCGTCTTCGAAGCGTTGATCGCCGCGGGCGCACTCGACAACCTGGGCGGGCATCGCGCGCAGTTTTGGGCGGTGCTCGACACGGCACTGCAGGAAGCCTCGCTCAAGCAGCAGGAAGCCGCGGTCGGCCAGTTTTCGTTGCTCGGCGGCGCGGACGAGGCCGGAACAGTCGCCGCGCCTCGCATCTTGCCGAACGTGTCGCCCTGGTCTGATTCCGAGCGACTGACGCGCGAAAAGGAGATTCTCGGCTTCTATATCTCCGGTCACCCGCTGGAGCCGTTTCGTCTCGAATGCGAACTGTTCGCGACGCACACCGTGTCTCAATTGGGGAAGTGGTCAGATCAACCGATCGCGCTCGGCGTAGTAGTAACCGCCATCAAGAAACAGATCAGTAAGCGGTCTGGAGCGGAGTTCGCGCGGTTGACAGTCGAGGATTTTTCGGGATCTTCTGAAGTATTGGTCTTTCCCGAAGCGTGGACGATGCTGGGCGACCGGGTGAAGACCGACGTTCCTGTCTTGCTGAAGGGCAGTTATTCGCGGCGCGATCAGGACGTGGAAAACCCCACGTTCATCGTCGAATCACTGACGCCGTTCGTCGAACTGCGGTTGACGGGGCAGGTGGCGGTGGCGATCGATCTCCAGTCGGGGAGCACGCTGACGCCGGAGGTCATGCAGGACGTGCGCGCGGTGGTCGAGACGCATTCGCTGGCGTCGCCGTCGTCGCCGCCGCTGGAAGTTCAATGGACCGATGGAAGCGGGACACGCGCCCGGTTGCGGTCGCGTTCGTTACGAATCGCGGCTTCGCAGGCCGCGTTGAGCGATCTGCGCGCGTTGCTGGGCGTGGATCGCGTTCGCCTCGTTCGCGGGAGCTGA
- a CDS encoding aminopeptidase has translation MSRIQRISGVRRVPWRWIRRVVLGVVVLAVAYLALAPTGRYLVRAAWEEGHILAHRRPISRIIADSRTPPAVAAKLRLVLAARAFAADSIGLQAKQSFTTYSALEHDTLVLVLSGAYRDRLEPYTWWFPIVGRVPYKGYFDFNAAKDGAKQLDARGFDVYLRPSPAFSTLGWFNDPLLSTSLHADSLELANTVVHELTHNTYYAPGSAIFNESFANFVGARGSAWFFRTRGAAAAADEADARWSDEKLLARFWALLYHRVDSAFKVHPNDSLARLTARDSLYTAARRELVDSLGPQFRTISPRALERVRLDNAALLAHRIYDTDLDLFDALWAREHGDLRRTVLRVIELAKSRPNDPFGALRSGVVENTAARSSP, from the coding sequence GTGTCGCGAATTCAACGCATTAGCGGCGTTCGGCGCGTTCCGTGGCGGTGGATCCGCCGCGTGGTCCTGGGGGTCGTCGTGCTCGCCGTGGCGTACCTCGCGCTGGCGCCCACCGGGCGCTATCTCGTTCGCGCCGCGTGGGAGGAGGGACACATCCTCGCGCACCGCCGGCCCATCTCCCGGATCATCGCCGATTCGCGAACGCCGCCGGCCGTCGCCGCGAAGTTGCGGCTGGTGCTTGCGGCGCGCGCTTTCGCCGCCGATTCGATCGGCCTTCAGGCGAAGCAAAGCTTCACGACCTACTCCGCGCTCGAGCACGACACGCTGGTTCTCGTGCTGTCGGGGGCATATCGCGACCGCCTCGAGCCCTACACGTGGTGGTTCCCGATCGTGGGCCGGGTGCCCTACAAGGGCTACTTCGATTTCAACGCCGCGAAGGACGGCGCGAAGCAGCTCGACGCACGGGGATTCGACGTCTATCTGCGCCCGTCGCCGGCGTTCAGCACGCTGGGCTGGTTCAACGATCCGCTCCTGTCGACGTCGTTGCACGCCGACAGCCTTGAGCTGGCGAACACCGTGGTGCACGAGCTGACGCACAACACGTACTACGCGCCCGGTTCAGCAATTTTTAATGAGTCTTTTGCAAATTTCGTCGGCGCGCGCGGATCGGCCTGGTTCTTTCGTACGCGCGGGGCCGCGGCGGCGGCCGACGAAGCGGACGCCCGCTGGTCCGACGAAAAGCTGCTCGCGCGCTTCTGGGCGCTGCTCTACCATCGCGTCGATTCGGCCTTCAAGGTGCACCCGAACGACTCGCTCGCGCGATTGACCGCGCGCGATTCTCTCTACACGGCCGCCCGCCGCGAGCTGGTCGACTCGCTCGGCCCCCAGTTTCGCACGATCAGCCCCCGCGCGCTCGAACGCGTGCGGCTGGACAACGCGGCGCTCTTGGCGCATCGCATCTACGATACGGATCTCGATCTGTTCGACGCGCTGTGGGCGCGCGAGCACGGTGATTTGCGCCGCACGGTGCTGCGCGTCATCGAGCTGGCGAAGTCGCGCCCGAACGATCCGTTCGGCGCGCTGCGCAGCGGCGTTGTCGAAAACACAGCGGCCCGTTCGTCGCCTTAG
- a CDS encoding YciI family protein, producing the protein MRYMMFIKHTEDYYGKTPTPELMKAMGEFVVPHMKSGKFVEAAGLMSTRRGKKFQLRNGKINVIDGPFTESKEIIGGYTLAECDSDEEAIELAREFVELHRIHAPGMDVECELRPLQTGMPGSQ; encoded by the coding sequence ATGCGCTACATGATGTTCATCAAGCACACCGAGGATTACTACGGCAAGACGCCGACGCCCGAGCTCATGAAGGCGATGGGGGAGTTCGTCGTCCCGCATATGAAAAGTGGCAAGTTCGTCGAGGCCGCGGGCCTCATGTCGACGAGGCGCGGCAAGAAATTCCAGCTGCGGAACGGTAAGATCAACGTGATCGACGGACCGTTCACCGAATCGAAGGAGATCATCGGCGGCTACACCCTCGCCGAGTGCGACTCCGACGAAGAAGCGATCGAGCTGGCGCGAGAGTTTGTCGAGTTGCACCGCATTCACGCGCCGGGTATGGACGTCGAGTGCGAGTTGCGGCCGTTACAGACCGGGATGCCGGGATCGCAATGA